A region from the Hippoglossus hippoglossus isolate fHipHip1 chromosome 18, fHipHip1.pri, whole genome shotgun sequence genome encodes:
- the b4gat1 gene encoding beta-1,4-glucuronyltransferase 1, giving the protein MHLSKRCSAFRVVLGALLLVALLQLMYLSFLSRFHGKQQRYRFSELFGSSGAKKTAHPEKNTRKERLRFSLSTGGIFDHSGQYRVYKNLIQSDFTTNQKPGSVVLALATHTTINNLHHLDSLLERWHHPLSVAIFAHGQDVKFATALVYALSFFCPQIQALVDFHLVCLSGEMASFPEQDHEHFAGLEDCASVFSRLETHRDKFKNYAISGNVSYPNNLLRNVARGGTESSYILVIDIDMMPSADLHPQFLAMISSREAAGDEVFVLPAFEIRHARKMPATKPELVQLYQVGEVRPFYEELCSRCQAPTNYSRWVNSHVRGTLEVAYTLTWVDPWEPFYIGPNVGPLYDENFKQYGFNRISQACELHVAGYRFSVLSSAFVVHRGFKIQGEFHARKDEENKRNRVLFRSFKEGLKTKYPSSTRRC; this is encoded by the exons ATGCATCTGTCGAAGCGGTGCTCGGCCTTCAGAGTGGTGCTGGGCGCCCTGCTGCTCGTggcgctgctgcagctcatgtACCTGTCCTTCCTGTCCCGGTTCCACGGGAAGCAGCAGCGCTACCGCTTCTCCGAGCTGTTCGGGAGCTCCGGGGCCAAGAAGACCGCGCACCCCGAGAAGAACACGCGCAAGGAGCGGCTGAGGTTCTCCCTGTCCACCGGGGGGATCTTCGACCACAGCGGCCAGTACCGGGTGTACAAGAACCTGATTCAAAGTGATTTCACCACGAACCAGAAGCCAGGGTCGGTCGTCCTGGCCCTAGCGACACACACGACCATCAACAACCTGCACCacctggactctctgctggagaGGTGGCACCACCCGCTCTCTGTGGCCATATTCGCACACGGGCAAGATGTCAAGTTTGCCACAGCTCTGGTTTATGCTCTCAGCTTCTTCTGCCCTCAGATCCAGGCCCTGGTGGACTTCCACTTGGTCTGCCTGTCTGGAGAGATGGCCAGCTTCCCCGAGCAGGACCATGAGCACTTTGCAGGGCTGGAGGACTGCGCCTCTGTCTTCAGCCGACTGGAGACCCACAGGGACAAGTTCAAGAACTACGCCATCAGCGGAAACGTGTCCTACCCCAACAACCTTCTTCGTAATGTCGCTCGAGGTGGCACCGAGTCCTCCTACATCCTGGTCATTGACATTGACATGATGCCGAGTGCCGACCTGCACCCGCAGTTCTTGGCCATGATCTCCAGTCGAGAGGCCGCGGGCGACGAGGTCTTTGTGTTACCCGCTTTCGAGATCCGCCACGCCAGGAAGATGCCCGCCACCAAGCCAGAGCTGGTGCAGCTCTACCAGGTCGGGGAGGTCCGGCCGTTCTACGAAGAGCTGTGTTCTCGCTGTCAGGCTCCCACCAACTACTCTCGCTGGGTCAACAGCCACGTTCGAGGGACCCTGGAAGTTGCCTACACGCTCACCTGGGTGGACCCCTGGGAGCCGTTCTACATAGGGCCCAACGTCGGGCCCCTTTATGATGAGAACTTCAAGCAATACGGCTTCAATCGCATCAGCCAG gCCTGCGAGCTCCATGTGGCCGGGTACAGGTTCTCGGTGCTGAGCTCGGCCTTCGTGGTGCACCGGGGCTTCAAGATCCAGGGGGAGTTCCATGCCCGGAAAGACGAGGAGAACAAACGCAACCGGGTTCTGTTCCGCAGCTTCAAAGAGGGTCTGAAAACCAAATACCCCTCCTCCACCAGAAGGTGCTGA
- the six7 gene encoding SIX homeobox 7: MRPRNLHSFSCELRQQPGDMFPLPMFTPDQVARVCENLEETGDIERLGRFLWSLPAAVPGSAGEALNRHESVMRARALVAFHGGNFEALYQILQSHRFTRESHAKLQDLWLDAHYREAERLRGRPLGPVEKYRIRKKFPLPRTIWDGEQKTHCFKERTRSLLREWYLQDPYPNPSRKRHLAQATGLTPTQVGNWFKNRRQRDRAASAKNRLQQDPSHLPSESSPDGSLQERRHHPHLLPPSPRHPGSPEASDCSTETERRGTGASTPEISVSSDSEFES, translated from the exons ATGCGCCCTAGGAACCTGCACAGCTTCTCCTGTGAGCTCCGACAGCAGCCAGGCGACATGTTCCCGTTGCCGATGTTCACACCGGACCAGGTCGCTCGGGTGTGCGAGAACCTGGAGGAGACCGGGGACATCGAGCGCCTCGGCCGGTTCCTCTGGTCCCTGCCCGCCGCCGTGCCGGGCTCCGCCGGGGAGGCGCTCAACCGACACGAGTCGGTGATGCGAGCCCGGGCGCTGGTCGCTTTCCACGGAGGAAACTTTGAGGCTCTGTACCAgatcctccagagccacaggtTCACGCGCGAGTCGCACGCCAAGCTCCAGGACCTGTGGCTGGACGCGCACTACCGGGAGGCGGAGAGGCTGCGCGGCCGGCCGCTGGGCCCGGTGGAGAAGTACCGGATCCGCAAGAAGTTCCCTCTGCCCCGCACCATCTGGGACGGCGAGCAGAAGACGCACTGCTTCAAG GAAAGAACTCGCAGTTTGCTGAGAGAGTGGTACCTCCAAGACCCGTACCCCAACCCGTCCAGGAAACGGCATCTGGCGCAGGCCACCGgactcacacccacacaggtCGGCAACTGGTTCAAGAACCGCCGCCAAAGGGACCGGGCCGCATCTGCAAAGAACAG ATTGCAACAGGATCCGTCCCACCTTCCCTCGGAAAGCTCCCCGGACGGGTCCCTTCAAGAGCGTCGCCACCACCCCCACCTTCTACCTCCCTCCCCTCGCCACCCGGGCAGCCCGGAGGCCAGCgactgcagcacagagaccGAGCGCAGGGGGACGGGAGCCTCCACTCCGGAGATCTCCGTCAGCAGCGACAGCGAGTTTGAGTCTTGA
- the zgc:101810 gene encoding actin-related protein 2 isoform X2 — protein MDSQGRKVLVCDNGTGFVKCGFAGSNFPEHIFPAMVGRPILRSSTKVRNIEIKDLMVGDEASECRSMLEVSYPMENGMVRCWEDMLHLWDYTFGPDCLNVDPTQCKVLLTEPPMNPTKNREKIAEVMFEKYQFHGIYVAIQAVLTLYAQGLLTGVVVDSGDGVTHICPVYEGFSLPHLTRRLDIAGRDITRYLIKLLLLRGYAFNHSADFETVRMMKEKLCYVGYNIEQEQRLATETTYLMESFTLPDGRQVNVGGERFGAPEALFQPHLVNVEGAGVAELLFNTIQAADIDLRSESHISSSVLWRFLCECKSLQS, from the exons ATGGACAGCCAGGGGAGGAAAGTGCTGGTCTGTGACAATGGCACAGGG TTTGTCAAGTGTGGCTTTGCAGGATCCAACTTCCCTGAACACATCTTCCCCGCCATGGTGGGTCGACCGATCCTACGATCCAGCACCAAAGTGCGGAACATCGAGATAAAG GACCTGATGGTGGGCGACGAGGCCAGCGAGTGTCGCTCCATGCTGGAGGTGTCCTACCCCATGGAGAACGGCATGGTGCGCTGCTGGGAGGACATGCTCCACCTGTGGGACTACACCTTCGGCCCAGACTGTCTGAACGTCGACCCAACACAGTGCAAG GTCCTGCTGACCGAGCCGCCCATGAACCCCACCAAGAACCGGGAGAAGATCGCAGAGGTCATGTTTGAGAAGTACCAGTTCCACGGCATCTACGTGGCGATTCAGGCCGTGCTCACCCTCTACGCTCAGG GTTTGCTGACGGGCGTGGTCGTGGACTCGGGGGACGGTGTCACCCACATCTGTCCGGTGTACGAGGGCTTCTCCTTACCCCACCTCACACGCAGGCTGGACATCGCAGGACGTGACATCACGCGCTACCTCATCAAG ctcctgctcctccgcGGTTACGCCTTCAACCACTCGGCGGACTTTGAGACTGTGCGCATGATGAAGGAGAAGCTCTGCTACGTGGGATACAACATCGAACAGGAGCAGCGTCTGGCCACAGAGACCACCTACCTGATGGAGTCCTTCACG CTCCCCGACGGCCGGCAGGTGAACGTGGGCGGGGAGAGGTTCGGCGCTCCTGAAGCTCTCTTCCAGCCTCACCTCGTCAACGTGGAGGGAGCAGGGGTCGCCGAGCTGCTGTTCAACACCATCCAGGCAGCCGACATCGACCTCAGGTCCGAGTCTCACATTTCCTCTAGTGTCCTATGGAGGTTTttatgtgaatgtaaaagtctgcaaagttaa
- the zgc:101810 gene encoding actin-related protein 2 isoform X1 has product MDSQGRKVLVCDNGTGFVKCGFAGSNFPEHIFPAMVGRPILRSSTKVRNIEIKDLMVGDEASECRSMLEVSYPMENGMVRCWEDMLHLWDYTFGPDCLNVDPTQCKVLLTEPPMNPTKNREKIAEVMFEKYQFHGIYVAIQAVLTLYAQGLLTGVVVDSGDGVTHICPVYEGFSLPHLTRRLDIAGRDITRYLIKLLLLRGYAFNHSADFETVRMMKEKLCYVGYNIEQEQRLATETTYLMESFTLPDGRQVNVGGERFGAPEALFQPHLVNVEGAGVAELLFNTIQAADIDLRADFYKHIVLSGGSTMYPGLPSRLEREIKQLYLERVLDGDTQKLSKFKIRIEDPPRRKHMVFLGGAVLANIMKDKDSFWLSRAEYEEKGLGVLQKLGGGVR; this is encoded by the exons ATGGACAGCCAGGGGAGGAAAGTGCTGGTCTGTGACAATGGCACAGGG TTTGTCAAGTGTGGCTTTGCAGGATCCAACTTCCCTGAACACATCTTCCCCGCCATGGTGGGTCGACCGATCCTACGATCCAGCACCAAAGTGCGGAACATCGAGATAAAG GACCTGATGGTGGGCGACGAGGCCAGCGAGTGTCGCTCCATGCTGGAGGTGTCCTACCCCATGGAGAACGGCATGGTGCGCTGCTGGGAGGACATGCTCCACCTGTGGGACTACACCTTCGGCCCAGACTGTCTGAACGTCGACCCAACACAGTGCAAG GTCCTGCTGACCGAGCCGCCCATGAACCCCACCAAGAACCGGGAGAAGATCGCAGAGGTCATGTTTGAGAAGTACCAGTTCCACGGCATCTACGTGGCGATTCAGGCCGTGCTCACCCTCTACGCTCAGG GTTTGCTGACGGGCGTGGTCGTGGACTCGGGGGACGGTGTCACCCACATCTGTCCGGTGTACGAGGGCTTCTCCTTACCCCACCTCACACGCAGGCTGGACATCGCAGGACGTGACATCACGCGCTACCTCATCAAG ctcctgctcctccgcGGTTACGCCTTCAACCACTCGGCGGACTTTGAGACTGTGCGCATGATGAAGGAGAAGCTCTGCTACGTGGGATACAACATCGAACAGGAGCAGCGTCTGGCCACAGAGACCACCTACCTGATGGAGTCCTTCACG CTCCCCGACGGCCGGCAGGTGAACGTGGGCGGGGAGAGGTTCGGCGCTCCTGAAGCTCTCTTCCAGCCTCACCTCGTCAACGTGGAGGGAGCAGGGGTCGCCGAGCTGCTGTTCAACACCATCCAGGCAGCCGACATCGACCTCAG GGCGGACTTCTATAAGCACATCGTCCTGTCGGGGGGGTCGACCATGTACCCCGGCCTCCCCTCCCgactggagagagagatcaaGCAGCTGTACCTGGAGCGGGTGCTGGACGGAGACACACAGAAGCTCTCA AAGTTCAAGATCCGCATCGAGGACCCTCCCAGACGTAAACACATGGTGTTCCTAGGTGGCGCTGTGCTGGCCAACATCATGAAGGACAAGGACTCCTTCTGGCTGAGCAGAGCCGAGTACGAGGAGAAGGGCCTGGGGGTTCTGCAAAAACTGGGGGGTGGAGTCAGATGA